The following are from one region of the Streptomyces rubrogriseus genome:
- a CDS encoding ATP-binding protein, with protein MGSSAGEVIGVSDGEGDCAEWVFPAAPDAVRTARSLVRRTLDEWRLDSVGDIAALLVSELVTNALRHATGPIGVRLVRGPAPTAGAPGVAGAAGATGAAGAAGAPGADGVLLVEVSDPLPDPPRERVARPDDEDGRGLQLVASAARRWGTRPGEAGKTVWFELALPR; from the coding sequence ATGGGGTCGTCGGCCGGGGAAGTGATCGGCGTGAGTGACGGCGAGGGCGACTGTGCCGAGTGGGTCTTTCCCGCGGCGCCGGACGCCGTGCGCACCGCCCGCTCCCTGGTCCGCCGCACCCTGGACGAGTGGCGGCTCGACAGCGTCGGGGACATCGCCGCCCTGCTGGTCAGCGAGCTGGTCACCAACGCCCTGCGGCACGCCACCGGCCCCATCGGCGTCCGCCTGGTGCGCGGCCCCGCTCCGACCGCCGGAGCCCCCGGGGTCGCCGGAGCCGCCGGAGCCACGGGAGCCGCCGGAGCCGCCGGAGCCCCCGGGGCCGACGGGGTCCTGCTGGTGGAGGTCTCCGACCCGCTGCCGGACCCGCCCCGCGAGCGCGTCGCCCGCCCCGACGACGAGGACGGCCGGGGTCTGCAGTTGGTGGCCTCCGCCGCGCGGCGCTGGGGCACCCGTCCCGGGGAGGCGGGCAAGACCGTGTGGTTCGAACTCGCCCTGCCGCGCTAG
- a CDS encoding (deoxy)nucleoside triphosphate pyrophosphohydrolase, with product MTERIVVGAALLDGGRLLAARRSAPAELAGRWELPGGKVEPGETPEAALVRELREELGVAAEAGGRVPGQWPLRAPFVLQVWTARLRPGSAAPAPLEDHDELRWLTPGQIWDVPWLDQDVPAVERVLAHLGLEAGTGRSGTGPG from the coding sequence ATGACGGAACGGATCGTGGTGGGCGCCGCCCTGCTCGACGGCGGGCGCCTGCTCGCCGCGCGCCGCAGCGCACCCGCCGAACTGGCCGGACGGTGGGAGCTGCCCGGCGGCAAGGTCGAGCCGGGCGAGACGCCCGAGGCGGCGCTCGTACGCGAACTGCGCGAGGAACTCGGGGTGGCGGCCGAGGCCGGTGGGCGGGTCCCGGGGCAGTGGCCCCTGCGGGCCCCCTTCGTCCTCCAGGTGTGGACCGCCCGTCTGCGCCCCGGCTCCGCCGCCCCCGCGCCCCTGGAGGACCACGACGAGCTGCGCTGGCTGACCCCAGGCCAGATCTGGGACGTGCCCTGGCTCGACCAGGACGTACCGGCCGTCGAGCGGGTGCTCGCACACCTGGGACTCGAGGCGGGCACCGGGAGGAGCGGTACCGGGCCCGGATAA
- a CDS encoding GntR family transcriptional regulator translates to MTFGEQPAYLRVAGDLRKKIADGLLPPHTRLPSQARIREEYGVSDTVALEARKVLMAEGLVEGRSGSGTYVRERPVPRRVARSGYRPAGGATPFRQEQADGDARGTWESRSEQAEASGAVAERLGIKPGDRVMCTRYVFREAGEAVMLSTSWEPLDLTGRTPVMLPEEGPLGGMGVVERMAAIDVVVDNVTEEVGARPGLAEELLALGGVPGHVVLVVQRTFYASGRAVETADVVVPADRYRVAYHLPVR, encoded by the coding sequence GTGACATTCGGTGAGCAGCCGGCGTATCTGCGTGTCGCGGGTGATCTCCGCAAGAAGATCGCCGACGGCCTGCTGCCGCCCCATACCCGCCTCCCGTCCCAGGCGCGGATCCGCGAGGAGTACGGCGTCTCGGACACCGTCGCGCTGGAGGCCCGCAAGGTGCTGATGGCCGAGGGCCTGGTCGAGGGCCGCTCCGGCTCCGGCACCTACGTGCGCGAGCGGCCCGTCCCGCGGCGCGTCGCCCGCTCCGGATACCGGCCGGCCGGCGGGGCCACGCCCTTCCGCCAGGAGCAGGCCGACGGGGACGCGCGCGGCACCTGGGAGTCGCGCAGCGAGCAGGCCGAGGCGAGCGGTGCCGTGGCCGAGCGGCTCGGGATCAAGCCCGGTGACCGGGTGATGTGCACGCGGTACGTCTTCCGGGAGGCCGGTGAGGCCGTGATGCTCTCCACCTCCTGGGAGCCGCTGGACCTGACCGGCCGCACCCCGGTGATGCTGCCCGAGGAGGGGCCGCTCGGCGGCATGGGTGTCGTGGAGCGGATGGCCGCCATCGACGTCGTCGTCGACAACGTCACCGAGGAGGTCGGCGCCCGCCCCGGCCTCGCCGAGGAGTTGCTCGCCCTGGGCGGCGTCCCGGGACACGTGGTGCTGGTCGTCCAGCGCACGTTCTACGCCTCGGGGCGTGCCGTGGAGACCGCCGACGTGGTCGTCCCGGCCGACCGCTACCGGGTGGCGTACCACCTGCCCGTCAGGTAG
- a CDS encoding DUF4190 domain-containing protein: MSIPPPPGPQGQYPQGPYAPQWGHPLAPYPRQAPVNGLAIAAFVLGVLCFVPAVGLVLGLIALARIRKRGERGKGFAVAGCVLSSVGLALWTLTLSTGAAGDFWDSLRDAARGEGTAYSLEKGQCFTTPSGSLQGVTYDVDEVPCAREHDGEVFASFDLPDGSYPGDGEITRAADDRCYALQDAYAMDRWALPTDVDVYYLTPTAASWRTGDREITCLFGNTDERGTLTGSLRNDGARLDADQHTYLLAEGYLNRAMDEVPAAEAVEDDLAGYRIWAGQVSEALRGEVAMLEGHAWPAGAERPVAALTDDLRSAQEEWALAAKAADLDAYYEHYGKGYDLVVADSTVTARKALGLATTPPDYEGGDGGGDDPGVEV, translated from the coding sequence GTGTCGATACCGCCACCGCCGGGGCCCCAAGGGCAGTACCCCCAGGGCCCGTACGCTCCGCAGTGGGGTCACCCGCTCGCGCCGTACCCCCGGCAGGCTCCCGTGAACGGGCTCGCCATCGCCGCGTTCGTGCTCGGTGTGCTGTGCTTCGTGCCCGCGGTCGGGCTGGTGCTCGGCCTGATCGCGCTGGCCCGGATCCGGAAGCGGGGCGAACGCGGCAAGGGGTTCGCGGTGGCCGGCTGCGTGCTGTCCTCCGTGGGGCTGGCCCTGTGGACGCTGACGCTGTCGACGGGCGCCGCGGGCGACTTCTGGGACAGCCTCCGGGACGCCGCGCGCGGCGAGGGCACCGCCTACTCCCTGGAGAAGGGCCAGTGCTTCACCACCCCCAGCGGCTCCCTCCAAGGGGTGACGTACGACGTCGACGAGGTGCCCTGCGCGCGGGAGCACGACGGCGAGGTCTTCGCCTCCTTCGACCTGCCGGACGGTTCCTACCCGGGCGACGGGGAGATCACGCGGGCCGCCGACGACCGGTGCTACGCCCTCCAGGACGCCTACGCGATGGACCGCTGGGCGCTGCCGACCGACGTCGACGTGTACTACCTGACCCCGACCGCCGCGAGCTGGCGGACCGGCGACCGCGAGATCACCTGCCTGTTCGGCAACACGGACGAGCGGGGCACGCTGACCGGTTCGCTGCGCAACGACGGCGCGCGGCTCGACGCGGACCAGCACACCTACCTGCTCGCGGAGGGCTACCTGAACCGGGCCATGGACGAGGTGCCCGCGGCGGAGGCGGTCGAGGACGACCTCGCGGGCTACCGGATCTGGGCCGGGCAGGTCTCGGAGGCGCTCAGGGGCGAGGTCGCGATGCTGGAGGGGCACGCGTGGCCCGCCGGCGCCGAGCGCCCGGTCGCCGCGCTGACCGACGACCTGCGGTCGGCGCAGGAGGAGTGGGCCCTGGCGGCGAAGGCCGCCGACCTCGACGCGTACTACGAGCACTACGGCAAGGGCTACGACCTCGTCGTCGCCGACAGCACGGTCACCGCCCGCAAGGCTCTGGGCCTGGCCACCACGCCGCCGGACTACGAGGGCGGCGACGGCGGGGGAGACGACCCCGGCGTGGAGGTGTGA
- a CDS encoding YrdB family protein, translated as MLSSLKAVNLLVMFLLELAVYTAVVLWGVAVGDTWPVEVALGVGAPVVMTAAWALFGSPRARRPARGAGQFVLEVLWFGAGAAALAASGRPWWAAAFAGVCLVNAALRRLWKQ; from the coding sequence ATGCTCTCGTCCCTGAAGGCCGTCAACCTGCTGGTGATGTTCCTGCTGGAACTCGCGGTGTACACGGCGGTCGTGCTCTGGGGGGTCGCCGTCGGCGACACGTGGCCGGTCGAGGTGGCCCTGGGGGTGGGCGCGCCGGTCGTGATGACGGCGGCGTGGGCGCTGTTCGGATCGCCGCGCGCCCGCCGTCCGGCGCGCGGGGCCGGGCAGTTCGTCCTGGAGGTGCTGTGGTTCGGTGCCGGTGCGGCCGCCCTGGCCGCCTCCGGGCGACCGTGGTGGGCGGCCGCCTTCGCCGGGGTCTGCCTGGTCAACGCGGCGCTCAGACGGCTGTGGAAGCAGTGA
- a CDS encoding oxidoreductase codes for MNKVWLITGASSGFGRAIAEAALADGDVVVGAARRPEALDDLVAAHPDQMEALRLDVADTAAAGDAVRDVVARHGRVDVLVNNAGRTHVGALEETGEDELRALFDVHVFGPAALTRAVLPSMRERRSGAIVQMSSMGGQMSFAGFSAYSGTKFALEGMSEGLADEVRDFGIKVLIVEPGSFRTGLFEAGNAGISADSGVYAKVGETRGMIAAGDGSQPGDPARAAAVIRAALAAEHTPLRLPLGDDGVTAVLGHLDRVREEVETWEKQTRATAFDD; via the coding sequence ATGAACAAGGTGTGGCTGATCACCGGGGCGAGCAGCGGCTTCGGGCGGGCGATCGCCGAGGCGGCCCTGGCCGACGGCGACGTCGTGGTCGGCGCGGCTCGGCGCCCCGAGGCGCTGGACGACCTCGTGGCCGCGCACCCGGACCAGATGGAGGCGCTGCGCCTGGACGTCGCTGACACGGCCGCCGCCGGGGACGCCGTACGGGACGTGGTGGCGCGGCACGGCAGGGTGGACGTACTGGTCAACAACGCGGGCCGCACCCACGTCGGTGCCCTCGAGGAGACCGGTGAGGACGAACTGCGCGCGCTGTTCGACGTGCACGTCTTCGGCCCGGCCGCGCTGACGCGCGCGGTGCTGCCGTCCATGCGGGAGCGGCGTTCGGGCGCGATCGTGCAGATGAGCAGCATGGGCGGGCAGATGTCCTTCGCGGGCTTCTCCGCGTACAGCGGCACGAAGTTCGCCCTGGAGGGCATGTCCGAGGGGCTCGCGGACGAGGTCCGGGACTTCGGCATCAAGGTGCTGATCGTCGAGCCGGGCTCCTTCCGCACCGGCCTGTTCGAGGCCGGGAACGCCGGGATCAGCGCGGACAGCGGCGTGTACGCCAAGGTCGGCGAGACCCGCGGGATGATCGCCGCGGGCGACGGCAGCCAGCCCGGCGACCCCGCCAGGGCGGCCGCGGTCATCCGCGCGGCCCTCGCGGCCGAGCACACCCCGCTGCGCCTGCCGCTGGGCGACGACGGCGTCACCGCGGTCCTCGGCCACCTCGACCGGGTCCGCGAGGAGGTCGAGACCTGGGAGAAGCAGACCAGGGCCACGGCGTTCGACGACTGA
- a CDS encoding LysR family transcriptional regulator yields the protein MGMTTDVHVRELRYFATVAEELHFTRAAELLYVSQPALSKQIRALERQLGAELFHRGPRGVTLTEAGTALLPHARRVLADWTEGAAAVEASRAARRGTLVVGMSTSPGRGGLLPAIRSRFTAAHPEAVLRLRQMSWQDPTAGLADGTADVAYVWLPLPDADRYAWTVVAEEPRLVALPDSHPLAAREEIDFADLAGEPFLALPPEAGVLRDFWLALDERRALDGPAARPPRVGAEISGTEETYEALVAGLGICLVATGNAPLITLGGVVTRPVRGLSPSRYALARRREDEGRALVRGYVEACRRVTDRA from the coding sequence ATGGGCATGACGACGGACGTACATGTGCGGGAGCTGCGCTACTTCGCGACGGTGGCCGAGGAGCTGCACTTCACGCGGGCGGCCGAACTCCTGTACGTGTCACAGCCCGCGCTGAGCAAGCAGATCCGGGCCCTGGAACGGCAGCTGGGCGCCGAGCTGTTCCACCGCGGCCCCCGGGGCGTGACGCTCACCGAGGCGGGCACGGCCCTGCTGCCGCACGCCCGGCGGGTGCTGGCCGACTGGACCGAGGGCGCGGCGGCGGTGGAGGCGTCCCGTGCGGCCCGGCGCGGCACCCTGGTCGTCGGCATGAGCACCAGCCCCGGCCGCGGCGGTCTGCTCCCGGCCATCCGCTCCCGCTTCACCGCGGCCCACCCGGAGGCGGTGCTGCGGCTGCGGCAGATGAGCTGGCAGGACCCGACCGCGGGCCTGGCCGACGGCACGGCCGACGTCGCGTACGTCTGGCTGCCGCTGCCCGACGCCGACCGCTACGCCTGGACGGTGGTCGCCGAGGAGCCCCGCCTGGTCGCCCTCCCCGACAGCCACCCCCTCGCCGCCCGCGAGGAGATCGACTTCGCCGACCTGGCCGGCGAGCCGTTCCTCGCCCTGCCCCCGGAGGCGGGCGTCCTGCGCGACTTCTGGCTGGCGCTGGACGAACGGCGCGCACTCGACGGCCCCGCCGCCCGCCCGCCGCGCGTCGGCGCCGAGATCTCCGGCACGGAGGAGACGTACGAGGCCCTGGTCGCCGGGCTCGGCATCTGCCTGGTGGCCACGGGCAACGCCCCGCTGATCACCCTGGGCGGGGTCGTCACCCGCCCGGTCCGCGGCCTGTCCCCCAGCCGCTACGCCCTGGCCCGGCGGCGCGAGGACGAGGGGCGGGCACTGGTGCGCGGGTACGTGGAGGCCTGCCGCCGGGTGACGGACCGGGCGTGA
- a CDS encoding helix-turn-helix domain-containing protein has product MDAGTDDVLDAVGPRLRTLRRERGITLAHLSAATGVSESTLSRLESGQRRATLELLLPLARIYDVPLDDLVGAPRTGDPRIHLKPVRRFGMVFVPLSRRPGGTQAFKMIIPSRPAPLEPTPQTHEGSEWLYVLSGRLRLLVGERALTLSPGEAAEFDTALPHWLGSADGGAVELLVLFGLQGVRAHVHSG; this is encoded by the coding sequence ATGGACGCCGGAACGGACGACGTGCTCGACGCCGTGGGCCCACGCCTGCGCACGCTGCGCCGCGAGCGCGGCATCACCCTCGCCCACCTCTCGGCGGCGACCGGAGTGTCGGAGAGCACCCTGTCCCGGCTGGAGAGCGGACAGCGCCGCGCGACCCTGGAGCTGCTGCTCCCGCTCGCCCGGATCTACGACGTCCCCCTGGACGACCTCGTCGGCGCCCCGCGCACGGGCGACCCCCGCATCCACCTGAAGCCGGTCAGGCGCTTCGGGATGGTCTTCGTGCCGCTGTCCCGGCGACCGGGCGGCACCCAGGCCTTCAAGATGATCATCCCGAGCCGCCCGGCGCCGCTCGAACCGACCCCGCAGACCCACGAGGGGTCGGAGTGGCTGTACGTGCTCAGCGGCCGTCTGCGGTTGCTGGTCGGCGAGCGCGCCCTGACGCTGTCGCCCGGTGAGGCGGCCGAGTTCGACACGGCCCTGCCGCACTGGCTGGGCAGCGCCGACGGCGGCGCGGTCGAACTCCTCGTCCTGTTCGGGCTGCAGGGCGTGCGGGCCCATGTGCACAGCGGCTGA
- a CDS encoding class I SAM-dependent methyltransferase has product MSATDAVTFWDGVYAARPAPDAPRPNVRLVETVTGLPPGDALDLGCGSGGDALWLARRGWRVTALDISGVAAERLAGHARAHGLGDLVDAVRHDLRASFPGGRFDLVSAHYLHTPFDLDRASVLRAAAHALRPGGRLLVVDHGSTAPWSWDQDPEARHPAPEEIAADLALDPATWRVERAEAPRRTATGPGGRTAEVVDHVLLVRRAD; this is encoded by the coding sequence ATGAGCGCCACCGACGCGGTCACGTTCTGGGACGGCGTGTACGCCGCCCGCCCGGCGCCCGACGCGCCCCGCCCGAACGTCCGCCTGGTCGAGACGGTCACCGGCCTGCCGCCCGGCGACGCCCTGGACCTGGGATGCGGCAGCGGCGGCGACGCGCTGTGGCTCGCCCGGCGGGGCTGGCGGGTCACGGCCCTGGACATCTCCGGGGTCGCGGCCGAGCGGCTCGCGGGGCACGCCCGGGCCCACGGCCTCGGCGACCTGGTCGACGCCGTGCGGCACGACCTGCGCGCGTCCTTCCCCGGGGGCCGGTTCGACCTGGTCAGCGCGCACTACCTCCACACGCCCTTCGACCTGGACCGCGCGTCGGTCCTGCGCGCGGCCGCGCACGCGCTGCGTCCGGGCGGGCGGCTGCTGGTCGTCGACCACGGCTCGACGGCGCCGTGGTCGTGGGACCAGGACCCCGAGGCGCGCCACCCGGCCCCGGAGGAGATCGCGGCGGACCTCGCCCTGGACCCGGCGACGTGGCGGGTAGAACGGGCCGAGGCCCCGCGCCGCACCGCGACCGGCCCGGGCGGGCGCACCGCCGAGGTCGTCGACCACGTCCTGCTCGTCCGCCGCGCGGACTGA
- a CDS encoding DinB family protein: protein MPTTPRTHRRDTPPPRTGGGEAETLRGFLDYLRTSIAGKVEDAPEPQVRTAAVPSGTNLLGLLNHLTHVERAVFLGEEVRSWPATFRAAPRDGVADVVARYREAVERANRVLDTCTDLGAPVPRPRPGRPAPSVRWALTHMVEETGRHAGHADILRELIDGATGR, encoded by the coding sequence ATGCCCACCACCCCCCGCACCCACCGCCGGGACACCCCGCCGCCCCGAACCGGTGGCGGTGAGGCCGAGACCCTGCGCGGGTTCCTCGACTACCTGCGGACCTCGATCGCCGGCAAGGTCGAGGACGCCCCCGAACCGCAGGTCCGTACGGCGGCGGTACCGTCCGGCACCAACCTGCTCGGGCTGCTCAACCACCTGACCCACGTCGAGCGCGCGGTCTTCCTCGGGGAGGAGGTGCGCAGCTGGCCGGCGACGTTCCGGGCCGCGCCCCGGGACGGCGTCGCCGACGTCGTCGCCCGCTACCGGGAGGCCGTCGAACGGGCCAACCGCGTGCTCGACACCTGCACCGACCTCGGCGCACCGGTCCCCCGGCCGCGTCCGGGCCGCCCCGCGCCCAGTGTCCGCTGGGCCCTCACCCACATGGTGGAGGAGACCGGCCGCCACGCCGGCCACGCGGACATCCTCCGCGAGCTGATCGACGGTGCCACGGGCCGCTGA
- a CDS encoding M14 family zinc carboxypeptidase, giving the protein MNRYPTVAEVTEAARRLVSRSPGTGRLRRVGTSRAGRPILMLSVGHGPRHVLVVARPHPDEPVGGATALALAERVADGDRRSPATDPDAVTWDIVLCLDPDGAALSEGIETATAGPAPTLAPYYRAAFRPVAAEQPEWAPIVGRPLPESRALFDVIDDLRPVLQCSLHNVDAGGTWAQLTRDLPELAAPFAASAAALGVPVQHGTYDALYWENPAPGIHVLPPPGSTARPAAGSEDIGRSTWCAPQRYGGATAIVEVPLWATAPADDPTPHAAPARALRALSGLVREGGRQVTAVFEKARGFLPAPEDSPPVRVLEWMADDLYDLVADSWGPLVRQAEAGPRTDGSPALTTAGISALEVVARRQPLRAAGLLLRLLHAADAPAAAGLHHELDALFTAWCTDFETSLRLRWVPVPAQVELQTRTVVAAAECALTR; this is encoded by the coding sequence ATGAACCGATACCCCACGGTCGCGGAGGTCACCGAGGCGGCGCGACGGCTGGTCTCCCGTTCCCCGGGGACCGGCCGCCTGCGCCGTGTCGGCACGTCCCGGGCGGGCCGGCCGATCCTGATGCTGTCGGTGGGCCACGGACCCCGGCACGTCCTGGTGGTGGCCCGGCCGCACCCGGACGAGCCGGTGGGCGGCGCGACGGCACTGGCGCTGGCGGAGCGGGTCGCAGACGGCGACCGGCGCTCCCCGGCGACCGACCCCGACGCCGTCACCTGGGACATCGTCCTGTGCCTCGACCCGGACGGCGCCGCGCTGAGCGAGGGCATCGAGACCGCGACGGCCGGCCCCGCCCCGACCCTGGCCCCGTACTACCGCGCCGCCTTCCGCCCGGTCGCCGCGGAGCAGCCGGAGTGGGCACCGATCGTCGGCCGGCCACTCCCGGAGAGCCGTGCCCTGTTCGACGTGATCGACGACCTGCGCCCCGTCCTCCAGTGCTCCCTGCACAACGTCGACGCGGGCGGCACCTGGGCCCAGCTGACCCGCGACCTCCCCGAACTCGCCGCCCCCTTCGCGGCGTCCGCCGCCGCCCTGGGGGTCCCGGTCCAGCACGGCACTTACGACGCCCTGTACTGGGAGAACCCGGCCCCCGGCATCCATGTCCTGCCGCCGCCGGGCAGCACCGCGCGGCCGGCGGCCGGGTCCGAGGACATCGGCCGGTCCACCTGGTGCGCACCCCAGCGGTACGGCGGCGCCACGGCGATCGTCGAGGTACCGCTGTGGGCCACCGCCCCGGCGGACGACCCGACCCCGCACGCGGCCCCCGCCCGGGCCCTGCGCGCGCTGTCCGGGCTGGTGCGGGAGGGCGGCCGGCAGGTGACCGCCGTGTTCGAGAAGGCCCGCGGCTTCCTGCCGGCACCCGAGGACAGCCCACCCGTACGCGTACTGGAGTGGATGGCCGACGACCTGTACGACCTGGTGGCCGACTCCTGGGGCCCGCTGGTCCGGCAGGCGGAGGCGGGACCGCGCACCGACGGCTCCCCCGCGTTGACGACAGCGGGGATCAGCGCCCTGGAGGTCGTCGCGCGCCGCCAGCCGCTGCGCGCGGCGGGACTCCTGCTGCGGCTGCTGCACGCGGCCGACGCCCCGGCCGCCGCCGGGCTCCACCACGAGCTGGACGCTCTCTTCACCGCTTGGTGCACGGACTTCGAGACGTCCCTGCGGCTGCGCTGGGTACCGGTGCCCGCCCAGGTGGAACTCCAGACCCGCACGGTCGTGGCGGCGGCGGAGTGCGCGCTGACGCGCTGA
- a CDS encoding NAD(P)-dependent alcohol dehydrogenase codes for MRAVQFDRFGPPDVLRVNDVPAPRPGPGEVLVEVHAASVDAGETAFRAGRMRRVTRVRFPRGLGSDFAGRVSALGSGVRAWSVGDAVWGLMPHLTFGAIADYVAVPEQRLARAPKNLDLLEAAALPVVGTTAMTALSGKARLRPGERLLVRGATGGVGSVAVQLGKALGAHVTALAAARNLDWITRLGADEALDYRTTRPEDLDRFDVIVDVVGTDLGAYRKRLARGGRLVALSFDSDRVVSSMLGIALRAAATPRRVKMFSNNPSADRIAELTRAVEAGTIRPVIDTVFPMRDIAAVHQRLEAGGVRGKYVVDLRLP; via the coding sequence ATGCGCGCCGTACAGTTCGACCGTTTTGGCCCGCCCGACGTTCTGCGCGTCAACGACGTCCCCGCGCCCCGGCCCGGACCGGGCGAAGTCCTCGTCGAGGTGCACGCCGCGAGCGTGGACGCCGGTGAGACCGCCTTCCGGGCGGGCAGGATGCGCCGGGTGACCCGCGTCCGCTTCCCCCGCGGCCTGGGCAGCGACTTCGCCGGCCGGGTCTCGGCCCTCGGCAGCGGCGTACGCGCCTGGAGCGTGGGGGACGCGGTGTGGGGGCTGATGCCGCACCTCACCTTCGGGGCGATCGCCGACTACGTCGCCGTGCCCGAGCAGCGGCTGGCCCGGGCTCCGAAGAACCTGGACCTGCTCGAAGCCGCCGCCCTGCCGGTGGTGGGCACCACCGCGATGACGGCCCTGAGCGGCAAGGCGCGACTCCGGCCCGGGGAACGGCTCCTGGTCCGCGGCGCCACCGGCGGTGTCGGCAGCGTCGCCGTGCAGCTGGGCAAGGCGCTGGGCGCGCACGTCACCGCCCTCGCCGCCGCCCGCAACCTCGACTGGATCACCCGGCTGGGGGCGGACGAGGCCTTGGACTACCGCACGACCCGGCCCGAAGACCTCGACCGGTTCGACGTGATCGTCGACGTCGTCGGCACCGACCTGGGTGCCTACCGGAAGCGGCTGGCCCGCGGCGGGCGTCTGGTCGCCCTCTCCTTCGACTCCGACCGCGTCGTCTCCTCCATGCTCGGCATCGCCCTGCGGGCGGCCGCCACTCCCCGGCGCGTCAAGATGTTCAGCAACAACCCCTCGGCCGACCGGATCGCCGAACTCACCCGGGCCGTCGAGGCGGGCACGATCCGGCCGGTGATCGACACCGTCTTCCCCATGCGGGACATAGCGGCGGTCCATCAACGGCTCGAAGCCGGCGGCGTCCGCGGCAAGTACGTCGTCGACCTGCGGCTTCCCTAG
- a CDS encoding TetR/AcrR family transcriptional regulator: MSRENPSVGREDPSPPKRADARRNYDRIIEAAAAEVARHGADASLEEIARRAGVGSATLHRHFPSRWGLLQAVFQERVAQLCGEARSLAAEHPPAAALTRWLTSLAVFGAVTSGAARSLLQATGTNAASARDSRCEQLLMEAGADLLARAQDDGTVRDDVTALELLSLANAVSLAAEHTPDAAHHATRLMGIALEGLGAPGPLPRE; this comes from the coding sequence GTGAGCCGGGAGAATCCGAGTGTGGGCCGGGAGGATCCGAGCCCGCCCAAGCGCGCGGACGCACGCCGCAACTACGACCGGATCATCGAGGCCGCCGCGGCCGAGGTCGCCCGGCACGGAGCCGACGCCTCCCTGGAGGAGATCGCTCGGCGGGCCGGCGTCGGCTCGGCCACCCTGCACCGCCACTTCCCGTCCCGGTGGGGCCTGCTCCAGGCCGTCTTCCAGGAGCGCGTGGCGCAGTTGTGCGGCGAGGCCCGGTCCCTGGCGGCCGAACACCCGCCGGCGGCCGCTCTGACGCGATGGCTGACGTCGCTGGCGGTCTTCGGCGCCGTCACGAGCGGCGCCGCCCGTTCCCTGCTTCAGGCGACCGGCACGAACGCGGCGTCCGCGCGGGATTCGCGCTGTGAGCAACTGCTGATGGAGGCCGGCGCCGACCTGCTGGCCCGCGCCCAGGACGACGGAACCGTCCGCGACGACGTGACCGCCCTCGAACTGCTCTCCCTCGCCAACGCGGTGTCCCTCGCGGCCGAGCACACCCCCGACGCCGCCCACCACGCCACCCGGCTCATGGGGATCGCCCTCGAGGGCCTGGGCGCGCCCGGCCCGCTCCCCCGGGAGTGA